From the genome of Nicotiana sylvestris chromosome 2, ASM39365v2, whole genome shotgun sequence, one region includes:
- the LOC104225690 gene encoding SPX domain-containing protein 4 — protein MKFGKEFTTHLEETLPEWRDKYLCYKPLKKLLKHHLRSIPATGDNLPDGGDNPPPLPPPHLQDWFVRILNEELDKFNDFYVDKEEEFIIRFQELKERIERVKEKSGRDGVLAKDSEFSDEMMGIRRDFVAIHGEMVLLKNYSSLNFAGLVKILKKFDKRTGGLLRLPFTQLALDQPFFTTEPLNRLVRECEENLELLFPLEAEVVESDATAEGPTGGTTSYASNISPALPLGEENVDIYRSTLAAIKAIQGLKKASSTYNPLSFSYIFGDQDNDSTGAITAENSDSDQLVASQNDKETDQEDSHPPE, from the exons ATGAAATTCGGGAAAGAATTTACAACGCATTTAGAAGAAACCCTACCCGAATGGAGGGACAAGTATTTGTGTTACAAGCCCTTGAAGAAGCTTCTCAAGCACCACCTCCGTTCTATCCCGGCTACCGGCGATAATCTTCCCGACGGCGGTGACAATCCCCCTCCTCTTCCTCCGCCGCACTTGCAGGACTGGTTCGTTAGAATTCTGAATGAGGAACTCGACAAATTCAACGATTTCTACGTCGATAAAGAGGAGGAATTTATTATTCGCTTCCAG GAATTGAAGGAGCGAATTGAAAGAGTGAAGGAGAAGAGTGGCAGAGATGGAGTTCTCGCAAAAGACAGTGAATTTAGTGATGAGATGATGGGGATACGTAGAGACTTTGTTGCCATACACGGGGAGATGGTTCTTCTGAAAAATTACAGCTCTCTAAATTTTGCAG GTCTTGTTAAgattttgaagaagtttgataAACGAACTGGGGGATTGTTGCGTCTTCCTTTCACACAACTTGCTCTTGATCAACCCTTCTTTACAACGGAGCCTCTAAATAGATTAGTCCGTGAGTGTGAGGAAAATCTCGAACTCCTATTTCCTTTGGAAGCGGAAGTTGTTGAATCAGATGCTACTGCAGAAGGGCCAACAGGAGGAACTACTTCTTATGCTTCAAACATTTCTCCGGCATTGCCACTTGGGGAAGAAAATGTGGATATATATCGAAGTACACTTGCTGCAATCAAAGCCATTCAGGGGCTGAAAAAGGCAAGCTCCACATATAATCCACTATCATTCTCATATATCTTTGGTGACCAAGATAATGATAGCACGGGCGCTATAACGGCAGAGAACTCTGATTCAGACCAGTTGGTTGCCTCTCAGAATGATAAAGAGACAGATCAAGAGGATTCCCATCCACCAGAATAG
- the LOC104225692 gene encoding phosphate transporter PHO1 homolog 9-like isoform X3: protein MEALIALRIKVDKPSIGMHTAQVMDPSSNDNSSTLSPASVDPIHLTSPNRPEMEAIQEVEMNSEEILEEKATRRERDKSKMNPMGFRPAPLEILDYVKINVEPETPVSTLRNCCMTSTSELSFSKEELRKAEEQMRKAFVEFYQKLRLLKSYRFLNMLAFSKIMKKYDKITSRKASKSYSDMIEKSYLGSSDEVSKLTERVEVTFINHFVNGNRRKGMKVLRPQAKRETHRVTFFMGLFSGCSIALVAAIAVSIHLRNLLEHKGRGQYMENVFPLYSLFGFIVLHMLMYAGNIYYWRRFRVNYPFIFGFKQGTELNYRQVLLLASGVSVLALGAGLFHLDMDMDPKKRSFETVTELIPPVLVFVLLLITFCPLNIIYRSSRFFLIRCSWQCLCAPLYKVTLPDFFLADQLTSQVQAIRSLQFYVCYYGWGNFRTRSNKCQESSVYQILYIVVAIIPFWSRFIQCLRRLFEEKDSMHGLNSLKYLSTIIALVMRTLYDQRRGTFWRIMAASTSGITTVANTYWDIVIDWGLLQRSSRNHWLRDKLLVPYKIVYFVAIVLNIILRLVWMQLVLDFQELPFLHKKAMVAIVACLEILRRGMWNFFRLENEHLNNVGKYRASKSVPLPFNYDEDKSL from the exons ATGGAAGCACTTATTGCTCTAAGAATCAAGGTTGATAAGCCTTCAATTGGAATGCACACAGCCCAAGTGATGGATCCTTCAAGCAATGATAATAGTAGTACCTTGTCTCCAGCATCAGTGGATCCTATTCATTTGACTAGTCCAA ATAGGCCAGAAATGGAGGCAATTCAAGAAGTTGAGATGAACAGTGAAGAAATTCTGGAAGAGAAAGCAACAAGAAGGGAAAGAGATAAATCAAAGATGAATCCCATGGGTTTTAGGCCTGCTCCACTAGAGATTTTGGACTATGTAAAAATCAATGTTGAACCCGAAACACCTGTCTCGACTTTAAGAAATTGCTGCATGACTTCAACATCAGAATTATCATTCAGCAAAGAAGAGCTCAGAAAAGCTGAAGagcaaatgagaaaggcttttgtTGAGTTTTATCAAAAGCTTCGACTTCTAAAAAGTTACCG TTTCTTAAATATGTTGGCATTTTCCAAGATCATGAAGAAGTATGATAAG ATCACCTCAAGGAAAGCTTCTAAATCATACTCAGATATGATTGAAAAATCTTATCTTGGTAGCTCAGATGAG GTTTCTAAGCTCACAGAAAGAGTGGAGGTCACGTTCATAAATCATTTTGTCAATGGAAATCGAAGGAAAGGAATGAAAGTATTAAGACCACAAGCTAAAAGAGAAACGCATAGAGTAACATTTTTCATGG GTTTGTTTTCTGGATGCTCAATAGCATTAGTAGCAGCTATTGCTGTATCAATACATTTAAGAAACCTTCTAGAGCACAAGGGTCGTGGGCAGTATATGGAAAACGTATTTCCACTGTACAG CCTATTTGGATTCATTGTCCTCCATATGCTCATGTACGCGGGGAACATATACTACTGGAGGCGTTTTCGGGTCAATTATCCCTTCATATTTGGCTTCAAGCAAGGAACAGAGCTCAATTACAGACAAGTACTCCTCCTTGCTTCTGGTGTTTCAGTACTTGCATTGGGTGCTGGACTCTTCCACCTGGATATGGACATGGACCCGAAAAAACGAAGTTTTGAGACAGTGACTGAGCTGATCCCACCTGTCCTGGTGTTT GTTCTGCTTCTAATAACTTTTTGTCCTCTGAACATCATATATCGTTCAAGCCGTTTCTTCCTTATAAGATGTTCCTGGCAGTGTCTATGTGCTCCCCTTTATAAG GTTACTCTACCAGATTTTTTCTTGGCAGATCAACTTACCAGCCAG GTTCAGGCAATTAGGAGTTTGCAATTCTATGTTTGCTACTATGGGTGGGGCAACTTCAGAACAAGATCAAATAAATGTCAAGAAAGCAGTGTTTATCAAATCTTATACATAGTCGTTGCAATTATTCCCTTTTGGTCTCGGTTCATTCAG TGCCTTCGCCGCTTATTTGAAGAGAAAGATTCGATGCACGGGCTTAATAGCCTCAAATATTTGTCAACCATTATTGCTCTTGTAATGAGGACACTTTATGATCAAAGGAGAGGAACCTTTTGGAGAATAATGGCAGCATCAACTTCAGGAATTACTACAGTTGCAAACACTTACTGGGACATTGTCATAGATTGGGGTCTATTGCAAAGGAGTTCAAGAAACCATTGGTTGAGAGACAAACTACTTGTGCCATACAAGATTGTCTACTTTGTTGCTATT GTTCTTAACATAATTCTGAGACTAGTATGGATGCAGTTGGTTCTAGATTTTCAAGAACTACCGTTTCTGCACAAGAAAGCAATGGTTGCAATAGTTGCCTGTCTAGAGATCCTTCGTCGAGGCATGTGGAACTTTTTCAG GTTGGAAAATGAACACTTGAATAACGTTGGGAAATATCGTGCCTCCAAGTCCGTACCACTGCCTTTCAACTACGACGAAGATAAGAGTCTATAG
- the LOC104225689 gene encoding cystathionine gamma-synthase 1, chloroplastic-like encodes MAVSSCARAFPSFECRSDAEFSGGIPRHDIPNSGKASILSHGSSVHGLSSLIYRFPPNFVRQLSIKARRNCSNIGVAQVVAASWSNNNSSPDFTPVAKAVDAAAAAAIAPVDTTVVNEDVALVENETCNDQNVQFDSLPSMKYASFLNSDGSVAIHAGERLGRGIVTDAITTPVVNTSAYFFNKTSELIDFKEKRRASFEYGRYGNPTTVVLEEKISALEGAESTLLMASGMCASTVMLLALVPAGGHIVTTTDCYRKTRIFIETILPKMGITATVIDPADVGALELALNQKKVNLFFTESPTNPFLRCVDIELVSKLCHEKGALVCIDGTFATPLNQKALALGADLVLHSATKFLGGHNDVLAGCISGPLKLVSEIRNLHHILGGALNPNAAYLIIRGMKTLHLRVQQQNSTALRMAEILEAHPKVRHVYYPGLQSHPEHHIAKKQMTGFGGVVSFEVDGDLLTTAKFVDALKIPYIAPSFGGCESIVDQPAIMSYWDLSQSDRAKYGIMDNLVRFSFGVEDFDDLKADILQALDSI; translated from the exons ATGGCGGTCTCAAGCTGTGCTAGGGCTTTTCCATCCTTTGAGTGCCGTTCGGATGCCGAATTCTCTGGCGGTATTCCTCGCCACGACATTCCTAACTCCGGCAAGGCCAGCATTTTGAGTCACGGATCGTCCGTTCACGGTCTGTCTTCTCTTATTTATAGGTTTCCTCCGAACTTTGTTAGGCAGTTGAGCATTAAGGCTCGGAGGAACTGCAGCAACATCGGTGTGGCTCAAGTTGTGGCGGCTTCGTGGTCTAACAATAACTCATCTCCTGATTTCACTCCGGTGGCTAAGGCCGTCGATGCCGCCGCCGCCGCCGCTATTGCTCCTGTTGATACCACGGTAGTTAACGAGGACGTGGCGTTGGTGGAAAATGAGACTTGTAATGATCAAAATGTACAGTTTGACAGTTTGCCAAGTATGAAATACGCTTCGTTTTTGAATTCTGATGGGAGTGTCGCTATTCATGCCG GTGAAAGATTGGGACGTGGCATCGTTACGGATGCAATTACTACCCCAGTAGTTAACACATCTGCTTATTTCTTCAACAAGACTTCTGAGCTCATTGATTTTAAG GAGAAAAGACGCGCAAGTTTTGAATATGGGCGCTATGGGAACCCAACTACTGTTGTTTTAGAGGAGAAGATAAG CGCACTGGAGGGTGCTGAATCAACCTTGTTAATGGCATCTGGAATGTGCGCCAGTACTGTAATGCTGTTGGCGTTGGTTCCTGCTGGAGGCCATATTGTTACAACCACAGACTGCTATAGGAAGACCCGGATCTTTATTGAAACTATACTTCCTAAAATGGGGATTACG GCCACGGTCATTGACCCAGCCGATGTTGGAGCTCTGGAGTTGGCTCTAAATCAGAAGAAA GTGAATCTTTTCTTTACCGAGTCTCCAACAAATCCATTCCTCAGATGTGTAGACATTGAGCTGGTTTCAAAGCTTTGTCATGAAAAAGGAGCCTTGGTTTGCATAGATGGGACTTTTGCAACTCCTCTTAATCAAAAGGCCCTTGCCCTTGGGGCTGACCTCGTTCTGCACTCTGCAACAAAATTCCTTGGTGGCCATAATGAT GTTCTCGCAGGTTGCATTAGTGGTCCTTTAAAGTTAGTTTCAGAAATACGTAACCTGCATCACATCCTGGGTGGTGCTCTCAATCCG AATGCCGCATATCTGATTATCCGAGGCATGAAGACGTTGCATCTTCGTGTACAGCAACAAAACTCAACTGCATTGAGGATGGCCGAGATTTTAGAGGCTCATCCCAAG GTGAGACATGTCTATTATCCAGGCTTGCAAAGTCATCCAGAACATCACATTGCAAAGAAACAAATGACAGGTTTTGGTGGTGTGGTCAGTTTTGAG GTTGACGGAGACCTGCTGACAACCGCAAAATTTGTGGATGCTCTGAAAATTCCGTATATTGCTCCATCATTTGGAGGTTGTGAGAGCATTGTGGACCAACCAGCAATAATGTCTTACTG GGATCTTAGCCAGTCAGATAGAGCCAAGTATGGCATCATGGACAATTTGGTTAGGTTCAGCTTTGGTGTGGAAGATTTTGATGACTTGAAAGCCGATATTCTTCAGGCTTTGGACTCAATATAG